ttataatcaaaacgtaaataattataaaatagatattaaaatttatcgtctatgcaggaaaaattaatatttgaattttaaaaatcgtaacttgaacttaaaaaatttattgtttggaTTTTGAAATTCCCTATGTTGGACTCCCCCTCATTTTATCTCAAAAATAACGTCTCAGTCAAAAACTATCAGGTGAAATATCTCAATTTCGCGTTTGATAGTCATGTAAGTTGATACTttccctatcaaaaaaatccatatggaAATCCAGCGTGAATTTAAATGTGGGTTTCCACATGGCGTTTTCGGATGGATTGCCATATGGTTTCCTATAGGAATATTAATCTGttcttttattcatatatgCGTATCAATCGACGATAGACATAGAAATCCACATACCCCCGATTCTATAGAAATCACTTATGCAGAAACCCAAATTCTTATATCAATTTCCTACAGAGAAATCCATACAGATACTCACAGTTTCCTACGTGGGTTTCCTACATGGAAATCCAGAAAACCAGTCGCCTATGTGGTTCttatatgggaatccagataCCCATGGTTTCCTACGtgaattcttatataaattcatactTTTCTATATGAATTCCTATGGTTTCCCATGCAATcccacatggatttttttttatagaatttatgTTGAGATATTAGTGACTGAGATATTTCCcatgatatatttttactgaGATGTAAAGATGGATGACCCCTATATTGAAACCCAGATTCCAGGTTACaatttcgaatattaatttttaaatattatttttatctctatctcaaaaaattatattaaatttttttatgattataatcTACTAATATACCaacttcaattaattttcatacaaTAATTCTAAAAGCAACCGTACGACcttgaattcaaatttcgtgggtaaaataaatttaaaaaatgaataatttgaaattaccTCAGCATCCCTTGAATTTAATAACTCTTGTAATTGAACGCACTTAACATTAGCTTCTTCCAGCTGCTTTGACTCtccatctaaaaataaaaatacagtgGAAATTAATAACCAACTCAagtatacataaaattatatttctgaTGTATTCCATAAAATCAaaccataaaattaaatttcccggTGCACCATATGATTTATCAATCGGTATTACAGTACAATATTTTGACAGAACGTTATTgtgataatgaaaatataaacaaataattataaaatatataaaataaattttaaattaaataatttacataccAGTATCATTGACGATGCTGTCAGAAAGGACTTCCTTTGTAAAACTAGTAATCTGTCCTTTTAAATTAGATAAGCTAGAAAGTCCATCACCGAACCACGCCATTTTACACGTCGACACTTGAATCCTCAAtgtatttaacaataattacgatttaaataattaccagaGGCAATATTACGATcaataaatcgaataaaactaattattaataataccttgttatgaaaaaatattaaaattcacttTACAAGACTTACACGTCATACTATACatcacacatatacataacACAACACATGTGATAAACTGTagtataaaaacaataaatattttttttttcccacaggaaatttattttatcgcgCACCGACACTCCAGCGCACCAAATTACCTCCACTTggtaatgatactgaagttagctgacgtcttataatttttggactctttttcaacaaataaatttgaaaaaaaaacttaatcaaaaatatgcacatgtagaaaattaaaaaagctataggtgcaatttttgaattttttttttgtttagagTTTGtcgtttttgtaaaaaattcaaaaattattagacgtcggctaacttcagatgagtgtaaatgaagcagacatcagacaatttttaaattaataataaatagaataaataattaataaaattaaatttttaaaaaatgcgcatttcaaaaaattaatgtgcGTTTTTtatatgagtgtaaatgtagcagacatcagatcaatttaaaattataaataaatagagtaaataattttttaaaaaatattggaaaaaaatgcacttgttaatttgaaaatttttaaactgcgcatttttttcaaattttattttattaattaattactctatttatttataattttaaattgatctgatgtctgctacattcacactcatctggagttagccgacgtctaataatttttggatttgttttcaacaaataaatttgaaaaaaaaactaaaccaaaaatatgcacatgtagaaaattaaaaaagctataggtgcaatttttgaattttttttatggtttatcgtttttgtaaaaaattcaaaaattattagacgtcagctaacatcagatgagtgtaaatgcagcagacatcagacaattttaaattattaataaatagagtaaatatttaataaaataaaatttgaaaaattttgaaattaataagtgcattttttataaacattattttttaattatttaccctatttatttataattttaaatttgtctgatatcTGGTACCATGTACCATTCGCACTcgtaacttcagtatcatcactTGGTAACACAAGAGAACCGGCCACCTGGCGGTTAATTTTCGAactaaaatttctagatgttaaaAAATAGCCAAGATCCAAGAGGTTaataaacgttttttaatcGTATCAGTGGGGTCTGATCTCTCGTTTAGATCGACGGGCAAAGCGGTGCACAGGGGTCGCAAAATGGCGAAGAAGACGTtggttgataaaaataatcaaaatgatgaTCCAGCCCAAAATAATGACGAGCAAATGAATGAAGACGAAGAGCCAAACTTCAGTGATCCTGAGGGATACGTTGATGACATTAGCGATGAAggtaaaaaacatttttttttttaacaaacgaACCAGCGATTGATGCGGTGGCAATTTTACATGCATGGCTCTATTACCGGAAATGTGGAACACGCGACCTAACCTGCTtcaaatcatatatttataatgcatgtgtatatttaaaaaaatgtatttatatccCAACCGTgtggtatttttattaaacatgttatttataattttaaaacagagCTTCTGCCGGATGTGTTGGCGCAAAAACCATCGGAGACTGACGGTGTCGAGTCGGTGATCGTCGTCGACGGCGCGCCCCAAGTCGAACCTGAACGTCTGGAAAAATTTAACTCACTTATTAACAAGGTCTTTGGAAAGTTTGGTACCATCGTTAATCGGTTCTACCCTAAAAATGACAATGGAATTACCAAAGGGTAAATGATTTTCTATTTATCATTACAAGCCTTGAATGCAATCTTAGATGTTTATTCTATAGAATATCTATTTGTTTTGGTAggtacttttttttagagtaCAATAGTCCATTGAATGCAGCAGCTGCGGTAAAAGCTACAAATAACTACAAGATTGACAAGCACCACACTTTCAAAGTCAATCTTTTCACCGATTTCAAGAAATACGAAGAAATACCGAAAGACTGGGAGCCTCCGAAGCCAAAACCTTACAGTGCAGCCCATGATTTGCACTACTACGCATTGGAACCTGACGCGTATGACCAATTTGGAGTTCTTTGTGGTAACGGTGCTGCAGTGTCAGTTCAAATTTGGCTGAACTCTGCGCCTGATCCAACTCTCATTGAAGAACGTTCGCGATGGACAGAAACTTACTTCAAGTGGTCGCCATTGGGAACTTACCTGTCGACCTTCCACAAACCCGGGGTTGCTCTCTGGGGCGGTCCTAAATTCGAACAGCAAGCGCGATTTGGACAGAGTGGAGTTGAGTGCATTGATTACTCGCCGTGCGAACGATATCTCGTTACTTATACACCGCGAATGGACGGTGGACCTGATCAAAAACGTCTTGTAATTTGGGACATCCTTACTGGGCATGAGAAACGTTCATTCTTTCCCGATGGATCATCCGTCTGGCCGATTTTCCGGTGGTCTCATGACGACAAGTACTTGGCTTGTATGGGTGAAGATATTTTGAGTGTCTATGAGACTCCGTCATTTGGACttttggataaaaaaagtataagaacTCCGGGAATACGTGACTTCAGTTGGTCACCGACTGATAATGTGCTCGCTTACTGGGTCCCAGAAGACAAAGATGTTCCTGCTCGTGTAACACTTTTGGAAATTCCTAGTCGTAatgaaataagaaataaaaatctatttaatGTGGCTGACTGCAAAATATTCTGGCAAAAATCTGGTGACTACTTGTGTGTCAAGGTCGACAGATTTGccaaaaaaaaggaaaaaacaGAGCAAAAGTACACGGGAATGTCGTacaactttgaaattttccatatGCGTGAAAAACAAATTCCTGTAGATAGTGTTGAGATGAAAGAGCCCATTCACGCGTTTGCTTGGGAACCAGTTGGCAGTAAATTTGCGATAATTCACGGTGAAATTCCAAGCGTCAATGTAAGCTTCTATGAAGTAAGATTCGGACATCAACCAGCGTTGCTAAAAAAACTTGAGAAAAAAGCGTGCAATCATTTGTTCTGGTCACCTGCTGGACAATTTATTGTCTTGGCTGGACTAACCACAATGGCTGGTGCTCTCGAGTTTATTGACACCAATGACTTCACTATTATGAACTCAACTGACCACTACCAAACCTCCGACGTCGAGTGGGATCCTACTGGCAGATACGTCGTCACGGCTGTGTCTAACTGGAAGACAAATGTCGATAATGGCTACTGGATTTGGACATTCCAGGGTCGTATTTTGAAGCGCGTTAATTTGAATGCCTTCAATCAATTGCTTTGGCGACCACGTCCACCAACTTTATTAACTCCTGAACAAATAAAGGAAATAAAGAAAAACCTTAAGAAATATTCAGCGCAATTTGAGAGCAAGGATAGAATGCGTTTGACACGTGCATCCAAGGAACTTATTGAGAAACGCTGTGCCTTGATGAAGGCATTCAATGAATACCGCGAGAAACGTATTGCAGAGTGGAACGCTCAAAAGAAACGTCGTATGGAGTTGAGATACAACATTGATACCGATAATTTAGATTCTGATACCAAGAATGTTGAAGAGGAAGtagttgaatttttcgtcaaagaAGAAACTTTCCTAGTTGATGAcaagtagaaaaaatattatcatcatcgtGACTTAAAACCTGTGCCCGCGGTTTTGCccctacattttttttaagcattaTCGTTgggaagtaaaaaatattattcgattgcaaagaaaaaaaatgacgtACTATAAACAAATGTCTTTAAattggccattttttatatttttagaagaCCACTTAGTCGTGGTATTAGACGtactttatattaattttaatatttacaaattctATCACTTTACGTATAGaatatcatattttaaaatatatattttatttgttttgtctctaattttttgttatattttcatttatttgatCCTTGATCAGTTTTCACTGATTGCGGATAAAGATTTATGTCCTTATTCCCCATGTTCACGACCGGCTTGCAAACCTACGATTAATTACGACCAATTCGAAGTGATttgattagaaaattttaggCTCAAGGAAGAATATTAACCCACAATACAGTACACAATTCCTACGGTCgtaatttaaagaataaaattaattaattaattaaattaatcaataaaataaaaattatcaggtTTGTTGAGtgatagaattatatataatttttttaggtttttaaaaaaagagttttattaaaactcaatattaaaattatcctagaaaaaataacgaaataaaaatactgcGGCGTAAACCCAAGTTGGGGCAATTCGATCAGGCTGTGATAGTGAACTTCTGTTAACttggtgagaatttttatataatctatTGTACTCTTCGTGCaaatcattttttagtttatcattttttgtaacaaCAGCTATTTGGGTTTCTAGATCACGATTTACTGATCGGTATCctgttgtaaaaaataaaaattattgttttttatgttaaattgattaataatacaaattaAGGCAGTGttacaactctactcacaactttactcagcctcaatacacagtttttttttactcaggtttaactctactcagttatatctttactcagcttcaactctactcacagtTTTTTTCACTCAGGTTTAACTTTACTCAGCttcaactctactcacagtTTTTTTCACTTAGGTTTAACTTTACTcagctacaactctactcacgTATTTTAGCTTACCGATAAAATAGCAATTTTttgtgagtagagttgaagctgagtaaagatataactgagtagagttaaacctgagtaaaaaaaaaactgtgagtagagttgaggctgagtaaagtgagtagagttgtagctCTTTCTCTTGAGTAGAGATGTTGTGAGTAGAATTGTAACACTGCTCAAATTaacagattaaaaattatgtaataaaagtatttaccGAAATTTGATGAACCAATTAAAGTAAATGATGGTTTTTTTTGATTTGGTAACGTGTACCAAAGACCTTTGGCGTGATATGTCCAACCACTACGAATATATTCCCTTAATTTAATGCGTTCATTCATTTTCATTCGTtcacaatatttataaaatgatttttctatCAGCGTATACGCTGCGGGAATTCCTCCTGCTACACCTTTAGCGCCtgttatcatgaaaaattctagttattgataaaaataaaaaaaaaattcttttattgcaattaaaataacaaaccaTAGAAACCATTGGCTGTCGGATGAGCAGTAAGGAGCTGGACTGAAGCCTGACAATCGCGAACCAGAGCATTCGAATATTCtgtcgttaaattaaaatatcctgTAGCAAACTGCAGACTGGCTCCCGCAGGTGCAGTCTTTAATAATCTTAAAGTAATTTCATTGTCGTGATAAATTCCAAGCTGACCCATTTGAATCAATGGAAATATCCACGTGTCTGCAGTCACTTGATTATTCCCAGCTTCGGTTTGACGTTTGTCCAATTGATTGAAGTAAAATTTACGTATTCGATTTTTAGCAGCTGATACAAATTCTTTAGCAGGACTTTCAAAAGGGTGAGGACTAGACTCGGTATCAAATGACGTTGAATTATCTggcattaatttaaaactgaAGTTGGATACTtggtaaattaattcattataaaaatcacaTAATTCTTTGCAATCTTCAATGAGAAAATATCGATCTTGGCGATTCATGAAGTAATCATTACTTAAATTAGCCCtacaagtaattaaattttttaatttgcaacaaaaatttatgcaTTTATGATAACTGTTGTCAACTTACCCACTAATAATTAGAGaatcatcaaaaatatatactttcaTGTGTTGCAAACCTATTAATTCATTGAAACGATTTGGTATAAATTTCTTAAGTAATCCTCGTAATTTTGGTGTATGGTACAAATGGACTTTAATGTTATCAGCCCATTGTTTGTTAAGTAATGGCTCTAGCATTTTTCTGGAATTGTTCTGACCACGTGAGCCTCGCATATAATCCAAAAGAATGTTTACTTTCAACTGACCATTGC
This genomic interval from Microplitis mediator isolate UGA2020A chromosome 2, iyMicMedi2.1, whole genome shotgun sequence contains the following:
- the LOC130678504 gene encoding CDP-diacylglycerol--glycerol-3-phosphate 3-phosphatidyltransferase, mitochondrial isoform X1, yielding MYNLIRCTFKRCRLHDYKFILKLTMTHWRQVKNLNINSIRMMSNDLDSTDKNNKVNPMDFFYWLQKSAPGFPIDASKVKIIHEPAVFYSTLLDKCKKAEKRITLASLYLGTGKLEGDLVEAIEKSVIASNGQLKVNILLDYMRGSRGQNNSRKMLEPLLNKQWADNIKVHLYHTPKLRGLLKKFIPNRFNELIGLQHMKVYIFDDSLIISGANLSNDYFMNRQDRYFLIEDCKELCDFYNELIYQVSNFSFKLMPDNSTSFDTESSPHPFESPAKEFVSAAKNRIRKFYFNQLDKRQTEAGNNQVTADTWIFPLIQMGQLGIYHDNEITLRLLKTAPAGASLQFATGYFNLTTEYSNALVRDCQASVQLLTAHPTANGFYGAKGVAGGIPAAYTLIEKSFYKYCERMKMNERIKLREYIRSGWTYHAKGLWYTLPNQKKPSFTLIGSSNFGYRSVNRDLETQIAVVTKNDKLKNDLHEEYNRLYKNSHQVNRSSLSQPDRIAPTWVYAAVFLFRYFF
- the LOC130678503 gene encoding eukaryotic translation initiation factor 3 subunit B-like — its product is MAKKTLVDKNNQNDDPAQNNDEQMNEDEEPNFSDPEGYVDDISDEELLPDVLAQKPSETDGVESVIVVDGAPQVEPERLEKFNSLINKVFGKFGTIVNRFYPKNDNGITKGYFFLEYNSPLNAAAAVKATNNYKIDKHHTFKVNLFTDFKKYEEIPKDWEPPKPKPYSAAHDLHYYALEPDAYDQFGVLCGNGAAVSVQIWLNSAPDPTLIEERSRWTETYFKWSPLGTYLSTFHKPGVALWGGPKFEQQARFGQSGVECIDYSPCERYLVTYTPRMDGGPDQKRLVIWDILTGHEKRSFFPDGSSVWPIFRWSHDDKYLACMGEDILSVYETPSFGLLDKKSIRTPGIRDFSWSPTDNVLAYWVPEDKDVPARVTLLEIPSRNEIRNKNLFNVADCKIFWQKSGDYLCVKVDRFAKKKEKTEQKYTGMSYNFEIFHMREKQIPVDSVEMKEPIHAFAWEPVGSKFAIIHGEIPSVNVSFYEVRFGHQPALLKKLEKKACNHLFWSPAGQFIVLAGLTTMAGALEFIDTNDFTIMNSTDHYQTSDVEWDPTGRYVVTAVSNWKTNVDNGYWIWTFQGRILKRVNLNAFNQLLWRPRPPTLLTPEQIKEIKKNLKKYSAQFESKDRMRLTRASKELIEKRCALMKAFNEYREKRIAEWNAQKKRRMELRYNIDTDNLDSDTKNVEEEVVEFFVKEETFLVDDK
- the LOC130678504 gene encoding CDP-diacylglycerol--glycerol-3-phosphate 3-phosphatidyltransferase, mitochondrial isoform X2, with amino-acid sequence MYNLIRCTFKRLHDYKFILKLTMTHWRQVKNLNINSIRMMSNDLDSTDKNNKVNPMDFFYWLQKSAPGFPIDASKVKIIHEPAVFYSTLLDKCKKAEKRITLASLYLGTGKLEGDLVEAIEKSVIASNGQLKVNILLDYMRGSRGQNNSRKMLEPLLNKQWADNIKVHLYHTPKLRGLLKKFIPNRFNELIGLQHMKVYIFDDSLIISGANLSNDYFMNRQDRYFLIEDCKELCDFYNELIYQVSNFSFKLMPDNSTSFDTESSPHPFESPAKEFVSAAKNRIRKFYFNQLDKRQTEAGNNQVTADTWIFPLIQMGQLGIYHDNEITLRLLKTAPAGASLQFATGYFNLTTEYSNALVRDCQASVQLLTAHPTANGFYGAKGVAGGIPAAYTLIEKSFYKYCERMKMNERIKLREYIRSGWTYHAKGLWYTLPNQKKPSFTLIGSSNFGYRSVNRDLETQIAVVTKNDKLKNDLHEEYNRLYKNSHQVNRSSLSQPDRIAPTWVYAAVFLFRYFF